In Pseudomonas sp. R76, one genomic interval encodes:
- a CDS encoding ABC transporter ATP-binding protein translates to MSLLEIKNLNVRFGDKTAVPVVDGLDISVDKGEVLAIVGESGSGKSVTMMALMGLIEHPGIVTADALNFDGKDMLKLSNRQRRQIVGKDLAMVFQDPMTALNPSYTVGFQIEEVLRLHLKMSGKQARKRAIKLLEKVEIPGAASRMDAYPHQLSGGMSQRVAIAMAIAGEPKLLIADEPTTALDVTIQAQIMELLLALQKEQNMGLVLITHDLAVVAETAQRVCVMYAGQAVEVGQVPQLFDIPAHPYSEALLKAIPEHSLGATRLATLPGIVPGRYDRPQGCLLSPRCPYVQESCRAQRPGLDPKTNSLARCFYPLNQEVA, encoded by the coding sequence ATGTCACTGTTAGAAATCAAGAATCTCAACGTCCGCTTCGGCGACAAGACCGCCGTGCCGGTGGTCGATGGACTCGACATTTCCGTCGACAAAGGCGAAGTATTGGCCATTGTTGGCGAGTCGGGCTCGGGTAAATCCGTGACCATGATGGCGCTGATGGGCCTGATCGAGCACCCCGGCATTGTTACCGCCGACGCGCTGAACTTCGACGGCAAGGACATGCTCAAGCTGAGCAACCGTCAACGCCGCCAAATCGTCGGCAAAGACCTGGCGATGGTGTTCCAGGACCCGATGACCGCGTTGAACCCCAGCTACACCGTGGGCTTCCAGATTGAAGAAGTGCTGCGCCTGCACCTGAAAATGTCCGGCAAGCAAGCGCGTAAACGTGCGATCAAACTGCTCGAAAAGGTTGAAATCCCAGGCGCTGCCAGCCGTATGGACGCCTACCCGCACCAACTGTCCGGTGGTATGAGCCAGCGTGTTGCAATCGCCATGGCGATTGCCGGCGAACCGAAACTGCTGATCGCCGACGAACCGACCACGGCCTTGGACGTGACCATCCAGGCGCAGATCATGGAACTGCTGCTGGCCCTGCAGAAAGAGCAGAACATGGGCCTGGTGCTGATCACCCACGACCTGGCCGTGGTAGCCGAAACCGCCCAGCGCGTGTGCGTGATGTACGCCGGCCAAGCCGTGGAAGTCGGCCAGGTGCCGCAGTTGTTCGACATCCCGGCGCACCCGTACAGCGAAGCGCTGCTCAAGGCGATCCCCGAGCACAGCCTGGGCGCCACGCGTCTGGCCACGCTGCCGGGTATCGTGCCCGGTCGCTACGACCGCCCGCAGGGTTGCCTGCTGTCGCCACGCTGCCCGTATGTGCAGGAATCCTGCCGTGCCCAGCGCCCCGGCCTTGACCCGAAAACCAACAGCCTCGCGCGCTGCTTCTACCCCTTGAACCAGGAGGTGGCGTAA
- a CDS encoding ABC transporter permease subunit, whose protein sequence is MSTPTQAVAVDQSLLYPSPYKEFWQAFSKNKGAVAGLLFMLLIVFCAIFAPWVAPHNPSEQYRDFLLTPPAWLEGGQMQFLLGTDELGRDLLSRLIQGSRLSLLIGLSSVVMSLIPGILLGLFAGFFPRVLGPTIMRLMDIMLALPSLLLAVAIVAILGPGLINTVIAIAIVSLPSYVRLTRAAVMGELNRDYVTAARLAGAGLPRLMFITVLPNCMAPLIVQATLSFSSAILDAAALGFLGLGVQPPTPEWGTMLASARDYIERAWWVVSLPGLTILLSVLAINLMGDGLRDALDPKLKNAA, encoded by the coding sequence ATGAGCACACCTACTCAAGCGGTAGCAGTCGATCAAAGCCTGCTGTATCCGTCCCCGTACAAAGAATTCTGGCAAGCCTTCTCCAAGAACAAAGGCGCGGTTGCCGGCCTGCTGTTCATGTTGCTGATCGTGTTCTGCGCGATCTTCGCCCCGTGGGTTGCACCGCATAACCCCAGCGAGCAATACCGTGACTTCCTGCTGACCCCGCCAGCCTGGCTGGAAGGTGGGCAGATGCAATTCCTGCTCGGCACCGACGAACTCGGCCGTGACCTGCTCTCGCGCCTGATCCAGGGCTCACGCCTGTCCTTGCTGATCGGTTTGTCGTCGGTGGTGATGTCGCTGATTCCGGGCATCCTGCTCGGCTTGTTCGCCGGGTTCTTCCCGCGCGTGCTTGGCCCAACCATCATGCGTTTGATGGACATCATGCTGGCCCTGCCGTCGCTGCTGCTGGCTGTCGCCATTGTCGCGATCCTCGGCCCTGGCCTGATCAACACCGTAATCGCCATCGCCATCGTGTCCTTGCCGTCCTACGTGCGTTTGACCCGCGCGGCGGTGATGGGCGAACTGAACCGCGACTACGTGACCGCCGCCCGCCTTGCCGGCGCCGGCCTGCCGCGCCTGATGTTCATCACCGTGCTGCCTAACTGCATGGCGCCGCTGATCGTACAGGCCACCTTGAGCTTCTCGTCGGCGATTCTCGATGCCGCGGCTCTGGGCTTCCTGGGCCTTGGCGTACAACCGCCAACCCCTGAGTGGGGCACCATGCTGGCTTCGGCCCGTGACTACATCGAACGCGCCTGGTGGGTGGTGAGCTTGCCTGGTTTGACCATTTTGCTCAGCGTGCTGGCAATCAACTTGATGGGTGACGGCCTGCGCGACGCGCTGGACCCGAAACTCAAGAACGCCGCCTGA
- a CDS encoding ABC transporter permease subunit: MFSFIARRLGLLIPTFFGITLLTFALIRMIPGDPVEVMMGERRVDPEMHAQAMERLGLNKPLYAQYFDYVGKLAHGDLGESLRTRTNVWTEFTALFPATLELSMAALLFAGILGLLAGVIAALKRGSLFDHGVMGISLAGYSMPIFWWGLILIMFFSVSLGWTPVSGRIDLLYDIEPRTGFMLIDTLLADEPDAFFDALHHLILPAIVLGTIPLAVIARMTRSSMLEVLREDYIRTAKAKGLSPARVVFVHGLRNALIPVLTVVGLQVGTLLAGAVLTETIFSWPGIGKWLIEAIGARDYPVVQNGILLIACLVILVNFVVDILYGFANPRIRHQR; the protein is encoded by the coding sequence ATGTTTAGTTTTATTGCCCGCCGATTGGGGTTATTGATCCCCACGTTTTTCGGCATCACGTTGCTGACGTTTGCGTTGATTCGCATGATCCCCGGCGACCCCGTCGAAGTCATGATGGGCGAACGACGAGTCGACCCCGAGATGCACGCACAGGCAATGGAACGCCTCGGCCTTAACAAGCCGCTGTACGCGCAATACTTTGACTATGTAGGCAAGCTCGCCCACGGCGACCTCGGCGAATCCCTGCGCACGCGCACCAACGTGTGGACCGAATTCACCGCCCTCTTCCCCGCGACCCTGGAACTGTCCATGGCCGCCCTGCTGTTCGCCGGTATCCTGGGCCTGTTGGCCGGGGTGATCGCGGCCTTGAAACGAGGATCCCTGTTCGACCATGGGGTGATGGGCATCTCCCTCGCGGGATATTCGATGCCGATCTTCTGGTGGGGCCTGATCCTGATCATGTTCTTCTCCGTAAGCCTGGGCTGGACCCCGGTTTCCGGGCGTATCGACCTGCTCTACGACATCGAGCCGCGCACCGGCTTCATGCTGATCGACACCCTGCTGGCTGACGAGCCAGACGCCTTCTTCGACGCCCTGCACCACCTGATCCTGCCGGCCATCGTGCTCGGCACCATCCCGCTGGCGGTGATTGCGCGGATGACCCGTTCGTCGATGCTCGAAGTACTGCGCGAAGACTACATCCGTACCGCCAAGGCCAAAGGCCTGTCGCCGGCGCGCGTGGTCTTCGTACACGGCCTGCGTAACGCGCTGATCCCGGTACTCACCGTGGTCGGCCTGCAAGTCGGCACCCTGCTGGCCGGTGCGGTTCTGACCGAAACCATCTTCTCGTGGCCCGGCATCGGCAAATGGCTGATCGAAGCCATTGGCGCGCGGGACTACCCGGTGGTGCAAAACGGCATCCTGCTGATCGCCTGCCTGGTGATCCTGGTGAACTTCGTGGTGGATATCCTCTACGGCTTCGCCAACCCACGCATCCGTCACCAGCGCTGA